A part of Desulfobacterales bacterium genomic DNA contains:
- the rplP gene encoding 50S ribosomal protein L16, translating to MLSPKKVKFRKQQKGKMRGVARRGCSLDFGEFGLQAIECGALSAKQIEAARIAMTRHVKRGGKMWIRVFPDKPITKKPAEVRMGKGKGAPEGWVAVVRPGRILYEMEGVTRELAQEALRLAAHKLSVKTRFVERSTR from the coding sequence ATGCTCAGTCCCAAAAAAGTAAAATTTCGCAAACAACAAAAGGGCAAAATGAGAGGTGTCGCCCGTAGAGGCTGCAGCTTGGATTTCGGCGAATTCGGACTGCAGGCGATTGAATGCGGCGCTCTCAGTGCCAAGCAGATTGAAGCCGCCCGTATTGCCATGACCCGCCATGTTAAAAGAGGCGGTAAAATGTGGATCAGAGTATTTCCGGACAAACCGATTACCAAAAAGCCCGCTGAAGTCAGAATGGGAAAGGGCAAAGGCGCACCCGAGGGGTGGGTTGCGGTTGTACGTCCCGGCAGAATTCTTTACGAGATGGAAGGTGTGACGCGAGAATTGGCCCAAGAAGCACTCCGCCTTGCCGCACACAAGCTTTCGGTTAAGACCCGGTTTGTGGAAAGGAGCACGCGCTGA
- the rpsC gene encoding 30S ribosomal protein S3 translates to MGQKVNPIGLRLGIVKTWESRWYAGKNYADYILEDYKIRKFLKKKLYHAGISRIEIERSSKRVRLRVFTARPGIVIGKKGAEIAQLKKELEKKMSSQEVTIDIQEVRKPEIDAQLLAENVALQIERRVAFRRAMKRGVTSAMRFGALGVKIICAGRLGGAEMARREWYREGRVPLHTLRADIDYGFIEARTTYGIIGVKVFVFKGEILKKEQLESAVNE, encoded by the coding sequence TGGGTCAGAAAGTTAATCCGATCGGATTGAGATTAGGGATCGTCAAGACATGGGAATCTCGCTGGTATGCCGGCAAGAATTATGCGGATTACATCCTTGAAGACTATAAGATCAGAAAATTTCTCAAAAAGAAACTCTATCATGCCGGTATTTCCCGGATTGAAATTGAAAGATCATCCAAGCGTGTTCGGCTTCGGGTTTTCACGGCAAGACCCGGAATCGTTATCGGAAAAAAAGGCGCTGAAATTGCTCAACTGAAAAAAGAGCTTGAGAAAAAGATGTCGTCGCAGGAAGTTACCATCGACATTCAGGAGGTTCGCAAGCCCGAGATCGACGCGCAGCTTCTGGCTGAAAATGTCGCCTTGCAGATTGAACGACGGGTCGCTTTCCGACGCGCCATGAAACGGGGGGTTACTTCGGCCATGCGGTTTGGCGCGCTGGGGGTTAAAATCATATGCGCCGGCCGGTTGGGCGGAGCTGAAATGGCCCGAAGGGAGTGGTACCGTGAAGGGCGCGTACCGCTGCATACCCTACGGGCCGACATCGATTATGGTTTTATTGAAGCACGAACGACTTACGGCATCATCGGGGTGAAGGTGTTCGTCTTTAAAGGAGAGATTTTAAAAAAGGAACAACTTGAGTCGGCAGTTAATGAATAA